The following DNA comes from Rosa rugosa chromosome 5, drRosRugo1.1, whole genome shotgun sequence.
TTTAGAATTTCTGTGGAAATTTAAATTACTttatccaaacacactctaagaGTTTATAATACAATAAGGCAAAGGTAGAAATAATTTCAAGGTACCTCATCTATTGCTTTATAGCACCAATGCTCCAACTCAGCCAAACTAGCTTTTACATATTCCCCATTACTAAATGAACAGCACTCTCGTTGTAAAGAAGGCTACTTAGAAATATAAATATATGAAggatgataaaaaaaatattgtatttgtattaaggattaatttcagtttacccccctgaggtttgggggtgtcatcatttcaccccctctactttcaattttgaatttttaccccctaaactttcaaatttcaatcagccgtgtccaatttctcctattccgtccaaagtCAACGttaattttgacttttgaggggtaaaatggtcatttcaagaccaaaaaaataaaaaataaaaaaaatcttttttttttttttttatgtttcttcatttttaattttaacttttttaaatttttttatttaattttttttttttcaacctatacactacaagttataataggtttataaaaacaaaaaatttactTTAGGTGGTTAAAAAccgctcgctgatctacgatatttgtgatatatctccgataaagtgaagaattttaggatatatccccaataaagtgaagaaatatctgtgtaaaatcattttcgGTCCacaatatttgtgatatatctctctaataaagtgaaaaaatttaggatatatccccaataaagtgaagcaatatctgtaaaaatgattttacaatttatctgtaaatatctgtatatccccaataaagtgaagaaatatctgtgtaaaatcattttttacagatatttatttacagataaagtgtaaaattattttttacagatatttcttcactttattggggatgtatcctaaaattcttcactttatcagagatatatcacaaatatcgtagaccagcgagtgtgtaaaatcattttttacagatatttatttatagataaagtgtaaaattattttttacagatatttcttcactttattggggatatatcctaaaattcttcactttatcggagatatatcacaaatatcgtagaccagcgagtgactttcaaccacctagagtattttttttgtttttataaacctattataatttttggtgtataggttgaagacaaaaaaaatatatataaaaaatgaagaaatagaaaaaaaaaaaaaaaaaaaactaagaaacagaaaaaaaaaagaaaaaaaaaaattttatttttattttttttattatatatattttttttatcttgaaatgaccattttacccctcaaaagtcaaagttaacgttgactttggacggaataggagaaattggacacggctgattgaaattggaaaatttagggggtaaaaattcaaaattaaaagtagagggggtgaaatgatgacacccccaaacttcaggggggtaaactgaaattaatccccTTATATTAAACAGTATACCAATCAAGGCAACCTCAAGTATGAGCATAGACTTGATACCTACTgaacaatgaagaagaagaatatctgTGTGAACACCTTTTGAACTAAAAATGGAGGTATCTGGAATAAGGAACAAAAATTGTGTGTGTGAGACTGTGTAAGAGTACCATGATATCCTGAACCTTTATGAGTTAATATTGATGTAAAGGCAGATATTGAGATAAACTAACTTATTCAGACGTGGCCATTGACCCATGACAGGTTAGAAGCAAAACCCTGTTAGGGATCACCTAAAAGAGGATGGGCTTTAAGTTGATTCCTCCAACAGCTGATCGATATCCTCCCACCCAgtcatttactatatactaaagctcCTACACTGTTCATAAGCACTGTTCATCACTGTTCACATGCGAAATGGCAGTTCTGCCCTCGAGTTCTATACAGAGATAAAAAGCGTGAGTTTTGTGGTGTGTTCTGGAAGCCTTCATCGAGTGCAGTCGTGCAAACTGTTCATTCTACTTTCGGTTTTGCTCTTAGATAGAGACGCATCGTCAAAGGCAGGTATGAACTGTATTGATCAAGCTGTGAGATATAAAGGTTGGGCTTAAAGCAAATAGGAGGGGTTTGGTTTTCACagcttttgaatttttgatttgttGTAGCGTTTTGGATTGTgaatttgggtttgttttgtgAATAGGAGAGATCCAAGATTGTGGTAGCattttgttttgtgaatttcGATTTGGTTTCTATCAGAACGATTGGCAAGGGTGAAAATTTGGgttgtgattttgtttttgaaatttgatgTGTTTTTGATTGAATTGTTCATAGGTTGaatttgctttctttatttttatagTGTGCGCTAAGTCTAGAGGTTGTACGTATTGAAGGGTGGTGATTTATCTGGGGACACCTACTGAAACTGGCATAGCAGATTATTTACAAGCTCCATTTGCTTTTGATGAAGCTAACAGTTCAGCTAATCTCTACTCTCTAGCTTGGTGCCCACTACTCCTCAAATAATCTATTTCAGGTATGTACACAAGTGTAATCGGTCACATATGTTTTCATAATTTGATCTACATAGTACATTTAGACATATATGGTTTCATGTTAAACACTCATATAAAAAAGTGACATGGTATGCACTGATAATCATTATCACCTGATATATAACTATATTTTCTTATGATAAAAAGATGATATGAGATACAAATTAGTTCatatattaaaattaaagttCACTAGCTGATCGATGAGGATCTCATAGCGTTGTCGATCTCTGAGATAAAATTGTATATGCATAACATGAAAcagattcttttcttttctttactcatACACAAATGATTGATACATTACTCTCTGTTCCTGTTGTTTTTATTAATTGTCAATTTTCATTTTACAGTGGAGTTAAAAAATCAAATGACTCTCTATAGGTTGATTAATACATAATAGAACAAATGCAGAATacgtaaaacacaaaataatttGAATGATTGAAATATAGAGATTAGGTCACTATCAACAGGACCAGCATCATTATGACCTTCCATACTGAAGCATAGTATCAATTACTATCTACAAATTGATAGCCAACTGAAAATATATCATAGTACATGCTGCATTCTTTGTATATTAACACTAACTTTTATTATGATGCAGCATTTTAGGTATCTGATGCAACATGTGCCCCTTTCAGTTAATTTGATTATGATGCAGCCCAATTTAAGTTTTTATGACCGTCATCAAAAATACTCTTCAGGTTAATTCAGTTCTCTCCCTTAAATTGTTCACGTTGGTGTCATTTGTTTAGATATGTTTAAAGTCCATGACACTTCAGTGCATACATTTAAAAATGTTTAAACAGATACAGAAGTGCCCATTTGAGTTCTTTGTCTAATCGAAAGTAAAACTTGGTGTGTTTCATATCGTTGGTTCTTATGCTTAATCACTTATGTTACAGAGCAATTGATTCCCTTCTTCAAAACAACCAAAATCTAAGGAAATGCTTAAATATTTTGACATAGCTATTTATTCTCACCGAATTCTGCTCCGGTTCCAAGTTATCAGAAGAAGAGGCAGAGAATAGAAAGGTATAATTCAATTTATACAACGAAATAATCACTCATTCTTATTGCAGTAGTATATATTTGACAATATTTCTGTAAAGGCATAAACCAAGACACAGAATGAAAACACATGCATATATTTAATAAAAGTTTAAAAATAGTTTGTGTAGagctctctgatcaggaacgaTTTATCTTCCTTACATGAGAATTTAACTAAAATACGTGCAATAGGTGAGCTGAAAGTAGAGCTGAAAGTTTATACCTATTTTATAGTATTAATTATCTTAGCATGAAAATTATCCTGCTTTTATCTTCTTTCAGAAGCACAATCTGATCCAGTGCTTGAGAGTCAATCTATACGTGGCAAAAGGGCTCAAATGCCCATGGGTTGAGATGTCCAGTCCTTTAGGTAatcataatttgattttttttttcctgtgtCTATTTCATGTTGCTTTCCTGTTACAATATATGACACAACTTTTTAAATACATCCCTTTCGGGTTTGTCTTTCAGAGTTTTTGTGGCAACCTGGAATGTAGGGGGAAACCTCCCCATGGTGGCCTTAATCTAGACAATTTTCTTCAGGTTAATAATCCATCAGACATTAATGTCTTGGGGTATggtttctcttcttatttttcgTCTTCTCTTCTGATATTCTTCAGGTTAATAATCCACCTTTTCCTAAttccttttgaattttgattttttcttaGCTGATTTCGATAAGATTACACAAGGTAGTTTTCGAGCTGTTTACTATGCCGAGCTGACAAATGAGGTTTGCTTCTtttactattttttattttacttgctgagttttttttcttatcgtttgtttctgggtttcgatGGGTACATTTGTTTTCCACCTACTCTTGATATATAATTGTGCATACCTGCTATGAGTGTCAAGAGCAAAATATTTATCTCAGATATACTGCATGTATATCAACAATGGAAACTTGAAGCAGTGACTTCATGGAGGTATTCGTCACCATAGATATTTCACTTTGCCTTTGATGCCGAGGTGTTGTTCTTATTTAACAAGATATACTTTTTGCAGTCTTGCTCAATGACATAACGCCATTGAACCAAAGTTGATACATCGAGACAATAAGTGGAGGCTTCTTCTTGGCCACTAAGCACTTTGTAAAGTAATATACCATTTAGGGATGAGAGAGCAGTTACTGACATTGTTTTGCCAAATCAAGTCTGACTGATAAGAAAATTGAATTCAAGAGGGGAGTTGCCTCCAGGTGAGGTACTGCTAATGCCGCTGGATGCAACTGTTGGACAGCAAAACAAGAAGCTGAGTGTCCAGAGGGATGCATATTGGATCACAGAACAATTTGTGTTAATGGAAATCAAAGGCTTGGAGGAATCAGATGATATGGAAGTACTTTGTAGAGCAGTTCAATTGCGAACAGTTTCCGTCTCTTCGCAAAAATACTATTCTAATTGATGTTATATATGGTATTTTATCAATTTGATCAATAATAAAGTCATTTTCAATTATATCTTTCATTATTGTAAATTATTACCAACAACAAATcccgcggcaaagcgcgggTACTATTGCTAGTGTATACTATAACAGCACCTGGTCGTCCTTTCAACATATATGGCATAAAACTGCTTCAATAAGATTAAATCTTAtgcttcaaaatcaaaatttcctGAAATGTAAAATACTGAAAACTTTTAAAATCTTACACAAAATCGAAACAGAAAAGTATAAGTCAAAACGATAGGGGGAAAAATATTAGCGAGTAATAACACATTGATCATGGTTTGGCAGAGCAAAAGGGGATTAGATCATCAAGTTATATATAACAATATATATGACATTAAATATGTATAACAGTGAACATTTGAAAAGGCCAGGCAATGCCATTTACAgacaaaaaaattatataataacCAACTTTCTCCCCAACATATCTAGATAATGTTGTAACAATTGTTTAGACATTGCTGGGTGTTGTTACGTGCAACACAGAATACCGATTCAATTTCAACCGCGCGAAGGAGCCAGCTAGGCTAGTATGCCTTTGAAAGGTACTGTGTTTCAGTTTTCAATGTACACATAGTAAGCAAGTACTGTATTTTATCTAATGTATTATACTTGCTTAGTCCGTAAGGACAGTCTTTCTGCAATGCGAAGaccaaaatatggaaatcttaGCAATGAAAATGACTGTAAAGATTAACATTTAAATGTTTGAAGTTAATTTCATTTTATGCatcttgtttggctccaaaaccagttggcttgcaaactgtctcttttgagcgagtgattgcgcaggcgtgccagcaccgcggggtgcagtcgttggggtagtcccttgacctgacttcttcttcaagcgctgtggacgaggagagcaccaacctcgtcacagggttcttctctagcctttcggaaaaggacttttgccttacggataaggactttggttgtggtctcttgcgttcaccgaatcgatacttagtattgtagactaagcagagcaatcactgggaagtttggagaaagcacgggttgcgctaaagcgtgactttagcttcgctgggttgcgagggcgttacccttgcttcgctggtagtaacggtggcggttgcgctcgcagtcggctcgctgggagactgggactggaagtacggtcgccgggttggtctggtgatgctgacagtcggctcttggagagactaggactggcgcacggtcaccgggtttcaacaaggttgaaggtttgctccggggaggctttgtaatcgctaggtttgattgatatgagagaggtccttaattcgtccttgaaacccggtatatatacctagggtttctgactgctccttgttgtagaaggattattgattgaagtttcctaatcgatctctgctacttacctccaataaggtttcgttttcctcatggattccggaatgggcgaagctgtaacccaaaccatagtaggcttatttttgggccgcaggtatcggcccgctgtgctagatccactcaaggatattgccaaaattacttttgggctcaaacattgccccccaggcctcgaaatcaggcccatgaaaatataactgattgaaggggactaaaacgacacgttcgatgctcgaaacgatgtcattaatgagggttgcgtcttttcactcgcgaaacgcctttttgtcgcatcgtttccctcacaaaatctcttatttaaatccgcagccacttcagacctgtcacatcagaaactcttttagtctcctaaacccagaaaccctcttaTGCACACATCCTTCTcatagaaacccagaaatggctcccccaaaaAAAATGGTTATCGACCAAGAAGAAGAGCTGAATGAACAGGCTGCACGCTCTTGGGGAACTGGGATTGGTGCCAGCCTGATTCTCCAGACCACCATCCAAAGACCCCTGCTCCTCCGACTCTCGAATAATCATGTCGGACTGGGTCCAACGCCGCGAGATGCTTTCCCGGCCGACGCTATCGCCTTTTATGGCTTACCTGTTCGCCGCCCCATCCCggtcctccgaaggactcctggggattttaccagttggagtgcTCCTAACCACcgatcaaaaatagggcattggccatcctCCATCAGTGCGGAAGAGCTGTCTTGGTACCGGGAAGCACGCGCTCGAGATCTAGCCcgctggaacgcagcaggtatcacccatactatcgatctttgttttcgtcttccgcgcggtggcaatcgttcgccactcgctgcctttctttgtttctggaacactgctaccaacacctttgattttcgatttggccaaatgagtgtcactttattggacattctcaccattACTGGCCTACCCATTGATGGTGAAccctatctgcatggccaattcgactctgatactttcacctccaccatggcccaaCATGGTCGCGGCGCCCATAGcagctcctatccgcggtggctggcctattaccgccaggagcacaatgcgactggcgggattgcATTCTTGGAGTAGTGGCTCTGTAAATTTATTTTCTgcacttcctcctgtaagcccactggtgcctggactTCTCTGgcgacggccctctacaacggccacCGTGTGGGACTAGGACAACCAGTATTAGGTGCCCTCTACCGTACTTTGTAtcaagccacaatgcatccctttgagactagcatttctggccccttttggatccttgacttctggattcaaatttactttccatactttcgtcgcgacgacatcccattACTTCCGCCTACTGACCAACTCTTGGGTCGATGGCTCAGTCGCGGcgaaaggtacacatcccctccttattttgagtgcttcacatacttgtactTTCTGTACGAGATGCCGtactgcgacttagtgctgagtAGAAGATTCCCAGCTCCGCTTGAACATGGATTCCTTcctggcgcctctcgctacagtgatcgcgcgcgcgatctcctgttccgacatcaggattgccgctgacgaactcagttatgagctctacGCTCCCAACCATTTCGCTCGTCAACTTGGTCTTGtccaattagtgccattccctctgtatgatgcttggaactacaaCACTTCTTGGCGTAGAATTGGGCCcctttctgggcctccgccagcacaaagcacgCTCGCGCTGGTTGATCTTCCTGACTGGGCCaaagagattgactctgtggatgcgactgaggaaggatatgatgcatggtgggcagaagtctctgttaactgctggcggCAACAGCACGATGAGGTATTCGCTGCCATCTTCGGGGAACTGCGATATCCCTACGCCGCCGACGTTGATCAACTTGCTCGCATCCCTGAAGACGCTGCACAagctcctcctcctgctgctgaaccggctccgcgatccgcgcgagccccacgtcaggcccaAGCTGGTATCGTAATCCGCGAACCCCTTCAAGAGGTAACTAATCTTGACTCATGTTTTGTCCCTTTTGTTCTTTTATCCCTCCCCTTTTAAATTCAAACTTTGCTTTTCCAGGGGAACGCGCCACTTTCTGGCAGTCGCGCAACCAACGCTTCCCAAGCCGCTGGCCAGTCTGGGAAGCAAAAGGCAGTCATGATAGAGCCTGAGGACAAAGAATCCTCCTCTGATGACGATGACATGCAAACGGAAAGAGCCCTCTGTTTGTACAAATCATGCTTTCTTTACGAGTCATACCTAATCCCCTGCCTCTAACAGATCGCTGCTCTCTCGGCTCGGAAGCGCGGTCGTTCTGATCCTTGAACTGACCtgtgggcagaagatgaaccaatcgctgaccgactggTAAGACACAAGCACACTAAGCACTTGTTAGgaatttcttttcattctgtgTGACTCTGTAACAATCCTCATTTGCAGGTTCGCCACAGGTCCTCGAGACATgctgaagaaggatcttcaactgttggtgaaggcacatctgcttcccaagcTCCAGCGCCAACTGTTGTGAACCACTCTCCACCTCCTGCGGACGCTGTAGATAATGCACAATTGGCCTCGATAccagtgcagatcatagatgacagctcgccGGAGGCTGAAAATAGAGTACTGCTATTGGATGCACCTCGCGAAGAACCAAGCGACGTTCCTGTCCTGGAACAGACAGCGCCTGACTCAATTCCTGTTCCCAGCGAAGCTAGCCCAGAGACAATGCTAGCGATCATTGTGTATGAGCCCCCAATCGAAGAGGTATTCCCCCTAACCAACTATTTCATCATTATTTCCTGGTTCAACTATTCTGATAATGTCTTCTTCCAGGTTCCAAACGTCGTTGGAACTGGGGACGATGTAATCGGAGCAGTAGAAGCAGAAGCTGCTGAGCCTGTTCCTAACGTGGTTGATCAGGAACTTCctccccctgccccccaagtcgCTGAAGCTGAAGAATTGGAAGACCTTCCTGAACCAACGCCGGAGGTACCTGAACCAGTGCCAGAAGTACCTATCGCTGAACCTCCTGaggcccctgtcgctgagcCTCCTACTCCCTCTACTttggaaaggttagctcgtgtacttgaagtgaccccccctggggtcgtagatgaagtcagagaaggccttcgccgtttcctgggccctgatatcttgattcctggtgcgccTGTGAGGGTCTTAGAATACTTGAGGGTGCTCctccgcgagggagccatcactgagGAACAATTCCAGGAAATCGATCAACTGTTGCAGGATCTTCCTCAAGGGCTCAACGAGCGGGCAGTCGCGAATGCGCAAGCCAGGCAGACCGAAATGCATTATCAGAACCTTACTCAGCAAACGGAGACCGCGCGCGacttcttgggtgaccaagctaacctcatcagggaactgacgctcgagaggaaccacttgaggtcccaAATTCAAGCCTTTCAAGCCCGGTTAACCGATGTTACTGCTATGCTCGTTCATGCAGAACCTCAgttggaacaacccctcgctgctcTCGAGACGCTATCCCAAGAACTGGCTCAGGCACGcgtggcagcccaacaagccgcacaagctgctgcggatgccAGTTTTCGTTTGGATGAACTcttccttcgcctgacccatgcaggccgaaGACTTTTGGGCCCCTAGAATTAGGCCCatattttgtatgaacaatattattattattattaacttaCTACTTAGCCCactttgcttggcccaaataataACTTATTCTCTCAAACGGTTCAACGCTTTAAGTTGCCTTTATCGCTTTAAAACCGTTTGAAAAGactgaaaagataatctcgaaacggagcggttacctccttggagactgctccgtctcccacgcgctttcaattatcttcatttccgagatcttagcatttaactccgattgatacgctcattgatggcGATGAGAATATCACAACTAACCATCGTACGGTCAAAGCCACTGAGACTGgcactataaatacctgcactctgGGGAGAAGATATACACAAACGAATATGGGTTTCCCAGAGATAGCAACAaaatctctacttctcttcctccagTTTCTACGATCTTCTCCTCGCGATATTagccttagcctcaaattcctaggccttatggcttaacctcaatacctgggtaggtcttatggcctaacctcaggtccaacctcatgtctttggtctctggaagtcgcggtgaaacccaccggtttcatttagaccaaagaacatgtggtgctcccGTAGCGGCGGAACCCGATTCTGAGGGGTCTCCTCTCTCAgattgcccgcgtggagcaggaggaagaagggcggaagaccaatatgggtcgcctgttcttgctccgtagcCTACTTCCAGGGTCTGACTGtgtgacttatgtttttcccctgaggtagatgtggttgtgagtcgcgcttctctgtgaagaccatctccatcccggaggataatCCTTCCCAAAAGGGTTgtgatggattatttccttcctttttggtccggtacagacggtagcggctgcaactcaaagcagaggaggcatgtgggtgaagagagggagagtaggaatgcccgagcacagcccctttgctgccacaagatccagaaactctcagtagatctgtaattttatggtttttactctaagccacttctggccttgtaaaccgcaaatgtgattattttgatttgcactttgtactgcttttggccgcaaagccactttatgaatgaaagtttttaacactttttgcaaatcaaagtataaaataaggcctcaggtataggccattacatgcattcttaacaccataatgtcaaagaaaagaaagggttgaaatttgaaatttttgaacgaAAAGCCACAAATAAACGAAAAGCCAcaaataaggcctgaatgtacagagtgttgcccccctagtatgcgtaggtgaagcaagtacaggatactaaggccacagGGAAGGCCTGAATACggatgaagcgaacctgggtagactaaggttgcccccctgtctgagaagaaggttgatccggtggatcgtcaaactcccaaacactagggtagtatttcttcaggaaacgcccgttaatgggattgcggGGGAGgccgccatccaaatctttgaggtgaaaggccccgcgctccagaatgcgatgaacaacgaagggtccttcccatcgcggagtccatttaccgcgaccggtcaacttctcgccaaaaggcaaaacagccttccaaaccaaatcaccctctttgtaactacggccatgtgtcctcttgtcataggcgcgagcaatccTCTGTTTTTCCAAgaccaagttgtccaaagctgccaagcgttgctcgctgagatcttcgtgttcttgccacatcgcctgaacataatcttccccgatcaagtgatgctgatcttggacgcgcaaaGATTGGACGTTGAGTTCCAAAGGTAAGATTGCATCATGGCCGAACATTAGCGCATAGGGGgttgtagcagtgggattcctcttggaggtacgataCGCCCATAAGGTTTCATACAGCGTATCGTGCCACTGTCtggggttttcaacaagcatcttcttgagcaaggtgataaGAATCTTGTTACTagcctctgcttgaccattggattgggcataataTGGTGTGCTGTGGACAAACTGAATACCCAACTCATTGACAAGCTTCTCTACATCACCGCCCATaaacgctgcccccctgtctgagaccaacacttccgggataccaaacctgcaaataatatttTGAAAGATAAACTGAcgaatggtagcgccggaagcCTCCTTCAATGGTTcagcttcaacccactttgtgaagaaatcagtggccacaatgatgaacttatgctggagcgaagagtgagggtgaatcatcccaatcaaatcCAAAGCCCAGCCTCGTGCAGGCTAAGGCTTAATAatgggttgcatgggaatattgggaatgtgctgcaccggaccatgcgcctgacagtcttggcaGCCTTTCGCGAATGCGATACAATCTTTCAAAATGCTAGGCCAATAaaacccatgtcttctgataagccaacgcatcttggggcccgcttgatgggctccacatactcCTGTGTGCGCTTCGCGCATTAATCGTtttgcttcgcggccatagacacatctaaagtctacgccatcttctccacgtcgtcgcagctcaTCACCTCTAAGGAAATAATTCAAGGCAAGAAAAC
Coding sequences within:
- the LOC133711833 gene encoding uncharacterized protein LOC133711833, with the translated sequence MPLDATVGQQNKKLSVQRDAYWITEQFVLMEIKGLEESDDMEVRHRSSRHAEEGSSTVGEGTSASQAPAPTVVNHSPPPADAVDNAQLASIPVQIIDDSSPEAENRVLLLDAPREEPSDVPVLEQTAPDSIPVPSEASPETMLAIIVYEPPIEEVPNVVGTGDDVIGAVEAEAAEPVPNVVDQELPPPAPQVAEAEELEDLPEPTPEVPEPVPEVPIAEPPEAPVAEPPTPSTLERVLEYLRVLLREGAITEEQFQEIDQLLQDLPQGLNERAVANAQARQTEMHYQNLTQQTETARDFLEPQLEQPLAALETLSQELAQARVAAQQAAQAAADASFRLDELFLRLTHAGRRLLGP